A region from the Lolium perenne isolate Kyuss_39 chromosome 4, Kyuss_2.0, whole genome shotgun sequence genome encodes:
- the LOC127319689 gene encoding uncharacterized protein — protein MQKLVSIQISWITMATQRIFLITLMLVALIAMPVVARPASRKQEVNAYDVKGAPKALHAEEGKEAAGPSSEKVSTSKYSDAIISEAASKAHMAAAEKDMKEAQVANSPEEAQVAKKAAAKNIVAAMVNTFRGAAAVEPTVGDAMEQKEAGAISAAGAKANDVSDAPTGDVASKYSDAIIYDATSKARIAAAEKNMKEAQVADSPEEAAVAKEAASKNIVAAMVDAFRGAAAVAPTDADATEGKEASTISAEEKDASDSHTKDVASKYSNAIISNAVSKAHIRAAEKDMKEAQVASSPEEASVAKKAAAKNIVAAMVYAAQDVAAVAPSVADATTKDGVGYKA, from the coding sequence ATGCAAAAACTCGTATCCATCCAAATAAGTTGGATCACAATGGCAACTCAAAGGATTTTCCTCATCACTTTGATGCTGGTGGCCCTAATAGCCATGCCGGTGGTGGCACGGCCAGCATCGAGAAAACAAGAGGTGAATGCATATGATGTCAAGGGGGCACCAAAGGCCCTCCATGCTGAAGAGGGAAAAGAGGCTGCTGGCCCTTCATCGGAAAAGGTTAGCACTTCCAAGTATTCTGATGCCATCATTTCCGAAGCTGCGTCCAAGGCCCACATGGCGGCAGCCGAAAAGGACATGAAAGAGGCCCAAGTTGCCAACTCGCCTGAAGAGGCCCAAGTTGCCAAGAAGGCTGCTGCTAAGAACATAGTCGCTGCAATGGTGAATACCTTCCGGGGTGCCGCAGCTGTTGAACCTACTGTTGGCGATGCCATGGAGCAAAAGGAGGCTGGCGCTATATCCGCCGCGGGGGCCAAGGCAAATGATGTCAGCGATGCACCTACGGGAGAtgtggcttccaagtattctgacGCCATTATTTATGATGCTACCTCCAAGGCCCGTATAGCCGCAGCCGAAAAGAACATGAAAGAGGCCCAAGTTGCTGACTCGCCCGAAGAGGCTGCCGTTGCTAAGGAGGCTGCTTCTAAGAACATAGTAGCTGCAATGGTGGATGCCTTTCGAGGTGCCGCAGCTGTTGCACCTACTGATGCAGATGCCACGGAGGGAAAGGAGGCTAGCACCATTTCAGCCGAGGAAAAAGATGCCAGCGATTCACATACGAAAGAtgtggcttccaagtattctaacGCCATTATTTCTAATGCCGTGTCCAAGGCCCACATACGCGCGGCCGAAAAGGACATGAAGGAGGCCCAAGTTGCAAGCTCACCTGAAGAGGCTTCCGTTGCTAAGAAGGCTGCTGCTAAGAACATAGTCGCTGCGATGGTGTATGCCGCACAAGATGTCGCAGCCGTTGCACCTAGTGTTGCAGATGCCACAACGAAAGATGGTGTTGGCTACAAAGCGTGA